A window of Rhododendron vialii isolate Sample 1 chromosome 11a, ASM3025357v1 contains these coding sequences:
- the LOC131308672 gene encoding uncharacterized protein LOC131308672 isoform X1, translating to MDRSEPTLVPEWLRTTGSVGGGSNSAHHFASSSSQSGNGLSSAPSTRNRCSRSASDKDNSRRSSNGNGSSKHPYSSFSQSQRDRNRDKEKERSAIGNLWDRNDPLGDILISRVEKDTLRRSNSLVYRKPVELLPRRAVDSKNGGSSNHSSTNGVLPGSKLVRSTLKSSFDKDFPSLGTGEKQGVPDIGRVPSPGSTTAVQCLPFVNPGLIGGEGWTSALAEVPNMIGSNSTGPTSVQQSVSSSQSSGASNPIASLNMAEALSQAPSRAHTTPQLPDKTQRLEELAIKQSKQLIPVTPLTPKGLVLSSDKSKPKTAVRTNETMVGSKSVQQQQPQSSQLANHSLHGGQGRSDASRSSHAGKFLVLKPVRENGVSSIGKDVTNPIDNVSRVVNGQVASASAPMLSSAPMKSPKSSNFSNMEGKVAVLSLNSGSTLEKKSSQARSRSDFFNLMRKKTSSNTSADVSLPVEKCCELVEGASSRISSCASETGSEVTNNGDSSEGEKNLCLNGTLYPDEEEAAFLRSLGWEENAGEEDGLTEEEINAFYDEYMKLRPSLKLSRGVQPKLSMLPESPISGSSRASSETEA from the exons ATGGACAGAAGTGAACCCACATTAGTTCCAGAATGGTTGAGAACTACTGGAAGTGTCGGTGGGGGTAGCAATTCAGCCCACCATTTTGCATCATCTTCTTCGCAATCAGGTA ATGGTCTTTCCTCAGCACCCTCCACTCGAAATAGATGTTCTAGGAGTGCAAGTGATAAAGATAATTCTCGGCGTAGTTCAAATGGTAATGGTTCTTCAAAGCATCCGTACAGTAGTTTCAGTCAAAGTCAACGTGATAGGAACCGTgacaaagagaaagaaaggtcTGCTATTGGGAACCTTTGGGACCGCAACGATCCATTGGGTGATATATTAATTAGTAGAGTTGAGAAGGATACATTGAGGCGTTCTAATTCACTTGTGTATAGGAAACCTGTGGAGTTATTGCCTCGAAGAGCAGTGGACTCAAAAAATGGTGGTAGCAGCAATCACAGTAGTACCAATGGTGTGCTTCCTGGAAGCAAACTTGTTAGGAGCACCCTGAAAAGTTCTTTTGACAAGGATTTTCCCTCTCTTGGAACTGGAGAGAAGCAAGGAGTGCCTGATATTGGAAGAGTTCCATCTCCTGGTTCAACCACCGCTGTACAGTGTTTGCCTTTTGTAAATCCTGGCTTGATTGGTGGTGAGGGGTGGACTTCTGCTCTGGCAGAGGTGCCCAATATGATTGGCAGCAATAGCACGGGTCCCACATCAGTTCAACAAAGTGTTAGTTCGAGCCAATCATCTGGGGCTTCAAATCCTATAGCAAGTCTTAACATGGCCGAGGCATTATCACAGGCTCCATCTCGAGCTCATACTACTCCCCAG CTGCCTGATAAGACGCAGAGGCTTGAGGAATTGGCAATAAAGCAATCCAAACAATTAATCCCGGTGACACCCTTGACGCCTAAAGGCTTG gTTCTTAGTTCTGATAAATCAAAGCCCAAAACAGCAGTGAGAACCAATGAGACGATGGTGGGTTCCAAGAGtgtgcagcagcagcagcctcAATCATCCCAACTTGCTAATCACTCTCTTCATGGTGGACAAGGCAGATCTGACGCCTCAAGATCATCTCATGCTGGGAAGTTTCTTGTTCTCAAGCCAGTTCGGGAAAATGGTGTCTCCTCCATAGGAAAGGATGTGACAAACCCAATTGATAATGTCAGCAGAGTAGTAAATGGTCAGGttgcttctgcttctgctccaaTGCTTTCTTCTGCTCCTATGAAGAGCCCAAAAAGCTCAAATTTTTCCAACATGGAAGGCAAGGTAGCTGTTTTGTCTTTAAATTCTGGATCCACGTTGGAAAAGAAATCGTCTCAGGCTCGGAGCCGGAGTGACTTTTTCAATCTCATGAGGAAGAAAACCTCATCAAACACTTCTGCTGATGTGTCTCTGCCTGTGGAGAAATGCTGTGAATTGGTCGAGGGAGCTAGTTCTCGCATAAGTTCTTGTGCTAGTGAGACTGGTAGTGAGGTGACTAACAATGGGGATAGTTCTGAAGGGGAGAAGAATTTGTGCCTTAATGGAACACTTTATCCAGATGAGGAAGAGGCTGCATTTCTTCGTTCTCTTGGCTGGGAGGAAAATGCTGGAGAAGAAGATGGGCTTACAGAGGAGGAGATCAATGCCTTTTACGACGAG TACATGAAACTGAGGCCATCCTTAAAACTGAGTAGAGGCGTGCAACCGAAACTTTCAATGCTTCCTGAATCCCCCATTTCCGGTTCAAGCAGAGCATCTTCCGAAACTGAAGCCTAA
- the LOC131308672 gene encoding uncharacterized protein LOC131308672 isoform X2, with amino-acid sequence MDRSEPTLVPEWLRTTGSVGGGSNSAHHFASSSSQSDGLSSAPSTRNRCSRSASDKDNSRRSSNGNGSSKHPYSSFSQSQRDRNRDKEKERSAIGNLWDRNDPLGDILISRVEKDTLRRSNSLVYRKPVELLPRRAVDSKNGGSSNHSSTNGVLPGSKLVRSTLKSSFDKDFPSLGTGEKQGVPDIGRVPSPGSTTAVQCLPFVNPGLIGGEGWTSALAEVPNMIGSNSTGPTSVQQSVSSSQSSGASNPIASLNMAEALSQAPSRAHTTPQLPDKTQRLEELAIKQSKQLIPVTPLTPKGLVLSSDKSKPKTAVRTNETMVGSKSVQQQQPQSSQLANHSLHGGQGRSDASRSSHAGKFLVLKPVRENGVSSIGKDVTNPIDNVSRVVNGQVASASAPMLSSAPMKSPKSSNFSNMEGKVAVLSLNSGSTLEKKSSQARSRSDFFNLMRKKTSSNTSADVSLPVEKCCELVEGASSRISSCASETGSEVTNNGDSSEGEKNLCLNGTLYPDEEEAAFLRSLGWEENAGEEDGLTEEEINAFYDEYMKLRPSLKLSRGVQPKLSMLPESPISGSSRASSETEA; translated from the exons ATGGACAGAAGTGAACCCACATTAGTTCCAGAATGGTTGAGAACTACTGGAAGTGTCGGTGGGGGTAGCAATTCAGCCCACCATTTTGCATCATCTTCTTCGCAATCAG ATGGTCTTTCCTCAGCACCCTCCACTCGAAATAGATGTTCTAGGAGTGCAAGTGATAAAGATAATTCTCGGCGTAGTTCAAATGGTAATGGTTCTTCAAAGCATCCGTACAGTAGTTTCAGTCAAAGTCAACGTGATAGGAACCGTgacaaagagaaagaaaggtcTGCTATTGGGAACCTTTGGGACCGCAACGATCCATTGGGTGATATATTAATTAGTAGAGTTGAGAAGGATACATTGAGGCGTTCTAATTCACTTGTGTATAGGAAACCTGTGGAGTTATTGCCTCGAAGAGCAGTGGACTCAAAAAATGGTGGTAGCAGCAATCACAGTAGTACCAATGGTGTGCTTCCTGGAAGCAAACTTGTTAGGAGCACCCTGAAAAGTTCTTTTGACAAGGATTTTCCCTCTCTTGGAACTGGAGAGAAGCAAGGAGTGCCTGATATTGGAAGAGTTCCATCTCCTGGTTCAACCACCGCTGTACAGTGTTTGCCTTTTGTAAATCCTGGCTTGATTGGTGGTGAGGGGTGGACTTCTGCTCTGGCAGAGGTGCCCAATATGATTGGCAGCAATAGCACGGGTCCCACATCAGTTCAACAAAGTGTTAGTTCGAGCCAATCATCTGGGGCTTCAAATCCTATAGCAAGTCTTAACATGGCCGAGGCATTATCACAGGCTCCATCTCGAGCTCATACTACTCCCCAG CTGCCTGATAAGACGCAGAGGCTTGAGGAATTGGCAATAAAGCAATCCAAACAATTAATCCCGGTGACACCCTTGACGCCTAAAGGCTTG gTTCTTAGTTCTGATAAATCAAAGCCCAAAACAGCAGTGAGAACCAATGAGACGATGGTGGGTTCCAAGAGtgtgcagcagcagcagcctcAATCATCCCAACTTGCTAATCACTCTCTTCATGGTGGACAAGGCAGATCTGACGCCTCAAGATCATCTCATGCTGGGAAGTTTCTTGTTCTCAAGCCAGTTCGGGAAAATGGTGTCTCCTCCATAGGAAAGGATGTGACAAACCCAATTGATAATGTCAGCAGAGTAGTAAATGGTCAGGttgcttctgcttctgctccaaTGCTTTCTTCTGCTCCTATGAAGAGCCCAAAAAGCTCAAATTTTTCCAACATGGAAGGCAAGGTAGCTGTTTTGTCTTTAAATTCTGGATCCACGTTGGAAAAGAAATCGTCTCAGGCTCGGAGCCGGAGTGACTTTTTCAATCTCATGAGGAAGAAAACCTCATCAAACACTTCTGCTGATGTGTCTCTGCCTGTGGAGAAATGCTGTGAATTGGTCGAGGGAGCTAGTTCTCGCATAAGTTCTTGTGCTAGTGAGACTGGTAGTGAGGTGACTAACAATGGGGATAGTTCTGAAGGGGAGAAGAATTTGTGCCTTAATGGAACACTTTATCCAGATGAGGAAGAGGCTGCATTTCTTCGTTCTCTTGGCTGGGAGGAAAATGCTGGAGAAGAAGATGGGCTTACAGAGGAGGAGATCAATGCCTTTTACGACGAG TACATGAAACTGAGGCCATCCTTAAAACTGAGTAGAGGCGTGCAACCGAAACTTTCAATGCTTCCTGAATCCCCCATTTCCGGTTCAAGCAGAGCATCTTCCGAAACTGAAGCCTAA